Proteins from a single region of Ziziphus jujuba cultivar Dongzao chromosome 1, ASM3175591v1:
- the LOC107417577 gene encoding kxDL motif-containing protein LO9-177 isoform X1: MRKYEMEQKKKEPVMAASEEVSCQFKTLIDAQELDSLKQMQHLIRLGRLQDSNAVLSHFNEYSEHCYAEVSGDFSRNTRVLKSMKSDLDYIFQKLRVMKSRILATYPDAFPDDSKREVVDRRPDLEMPR; the protein is encoded by the exons ATGAGAAAGTATGAGATGGAGCAGAAGAAGAAAGAGCCGGTAATGGCGGCATCCGAGGAGGTATCGTGTCAGTTCAAAACCCTAATCGACGCTCAAGAATTGGATTCCCTGAAACAAATGCAGCACCTcat CAGATTGGGAAGGTTGCAAGATAGCAATGCGGTACTGTCACATTTTAATGAGTATTCAGAGCACTGTTATGCGGAGGTTTCTGGAGATTTTTCTAGAAACACAAGAGTTTTAAAGTCAATGAAATCAGACCTTGACTACATATTCCAGAAGTTAAG AGTCATGAAGTCGAGAATTTTGGCCACTTATCCAGATGCATTTCCAGATGACTCAAAAAGAGAAGTAGTTGACCGAAGGCCAGATCTAGAAATGCCTCGGTAA
- the LOC107417577 gene encoding kxDL motif-containing protein LO9-177 isoform X2 produces the protein MRKYEMEQKKKEPVMAASEEVSCQFKTLIDAQELDSLKQMQHLILGRLQDSNAVLSHFNEYSEHCYAEVSGDFSRNTRVLKSMKSDLDYIFQKLRVMKSRILATYPDAFPDDSKREVVDRRPDLEMPR, from the exons ATGAGAAAGTATGAGATGGAGCAGAAGAAGAAAGAGCCGGTAATGGCGGCATCCGAGGAGGTATCGTGTCAGTTCAAAACCCTAATCGACGCTCAAGAATTGGATTCCCTGAAACAAATGCAGCACCTcat ATTGGGAAGGTTGCAAGATAGCAATGCGGTACTGTCACATTTTAATGAGTATTCAGAGCACTGTTATGCGGAGGTTTCTGGAGATTTTTCTAGAAACACAAGAGTTTTAAAGTCAATGAAATCAGACCTTGACTACATATTCCAGAAGTTAAG AGTCATGAAGTCGAGAATTTTGGCCACTTATCCAGATGCATTTCCAGATGACTCAAAAAGAGAAGTAGTTGACCGAAGGCCAGATCTAGAAATGCCTCGGTAA
- the LOC107417577 gene encoding kxDL motif-containing protein LO9-177 isoform X3 encodes MIVSCLNECLLSSSLRLGRLQDSNAVLSHFNEYSEHCYAEVSGDFSRNTRVLKSMKSDLDYIFQKLRVMKSRILATYPDAFPDDSKREVVDRRPDLEMPR; translated from the exons ATGATTGTATCCTGTTTGAATGAATGCTTACTTTCGAGTTCGCTACG ATTGGGAAGGTTGCAAGATAGCAATGCGGTACTGTCACATTTTAATGAGTATTCAGAGCACTGTTATGCGGAGGTTTCTGGAGATTTTTCTAGAAACACAAGAGTTTTAAAGTCAATGAAATCAGACCTTGACTACATATTCCAGAAGTTAAG AGTCATGAAGTCGAGAATTTTGGCCACTTATCCAGATGCATTTCCAGATGACTCAAAAAGAGAAGTAGTTGACCGAAGGCCAGATCTAGAAATGCCTCGGTAA
- the LOC107418951 gene encoding BES1/BZR1 homolog protein 4 has translation MHSTPIFYFSDQDIYRINYDGSEHSGWLLLLLLGMAGGRSQSDKEKTKMRERQRRAITTNIFHGLRKHGGYPLSPRADINEVLRYLAMEAGWIVLPDGTTYRSISNFMKCCPVCGTATASASPTPTSSVVIGGGAGGGECSRTASPEGFTVEGHSVTATSLRGLPSLHASSRSSSSHQYANAPRPWSHYTHGGGFDSLLRNQSAISAPAPQQQHL, from the exons ATGCATTCCACCCCAATCTTTTACTTTTCTGATCAGGATATATACCGTATTAACTATGATGGAAGTGAACATAGTGGGtggttgctgttgttgttgttgggaaTGGCGGGAGGCAGGAGCCAGAGTGACAAGGAGAAGACCAAGATGAGAGAGAGGCAGAGAAGGGCCATCACCACCAACATCTTCCATGGCCTGCGCAAGCACGGTGGTTACCCACTCTCCCCACGCGCCGACATCAACGAGGTCCTCCGTTACCTCGCCATGGAGGCCGGCTGGATCGTCCTCCCCGACGGCACCACCTATCGCTCCATCTCCAAC TTTATGAAATGCTGTCCGGTATGCGGAACAGCAACGGCGAGCGCCAGCCCGACACCAACAAGCAGCGTCGTCATAGGTGGCGGCGCTGGTGGTGGAGAGTGTTCGAGGACAGCTTCGCCGGAAGGTTTCACCGTCGAAGGTCACAGCGTCACCGCGACCAGCTTGCGGGGGCTTCCTTCCCTCCATGCCTCCAGCAGAAGTTCGTCATCCCACCAGTATGCCAATGCCCCCAGGCCATGGTCTCATTATACGCATGGAGGAGGATTCGATAGTCTACTCAGAAACCAGTCCGCGATATCTGCACCAGCGCCTCAGCAGCAGCATTTATAG
- the LOC107418861 gene encoding DNA-damage-repair/toleration protein DRT111, chloroplastic: MLGGLYGDLPPPTSADEEKPSNSTVWSSSTKMAPPTLRKPSSVFAPPQTVLKSQSKPKSVNSVHQARSTTSPAVAPLPAVVPDDVAQPALVGITSTVMEEYDPERPNDYEEYRRERKRKAMEAEMRRELERRRQEEEEKERERERERERRERDERERDYSESRLNISGEEAWKRRAAMSGAVPRSPSPPSNGDGFSIGKSETGGLGVGAGGQMTAAQRMMAKMGWKEGQGLGKQEQGITTPLMAKKTDRRAGVIVNASDTKPEKKVKSANFNGVPTRVLLLRNMVGPGEVDDELEDEVGSECAKYGTVTRVLIFEITEPNFPVDEAVRIFVQFERSEETTKALIDLDGRYFGGRVVRASFYDEERFGKNELAPMPGEIPGFT, encoded by the exons ATGCTTGGTGGGTTGTACGGAGACCTTCCTCCACCCACATCGGCCGATGAGGAGAAACCGAGCAACTCGACGGTGTGGTCGAGCAGCACTAAAATGGCGCCGCCGACCCTCCGCAAACCATCGTCGGTTTTTGCACCGCCACAAACGGTTCTCAAATCCCAAAGCAAGCCCAAATCTGTGAATTCGGTCCACCAGGCAAGATCCACAACATCGCCAGCGGTGGCGCCACTGCCGGCGGTGGTACCGGATGATGTGGCGCAACCGGCGCTTGTGGGTATTACGTCCACAGTGATGGAAGAGTATGACCCTGAAAGACCTAATGACTACGAGGAGTACAGGAGGGAGAGGAAGAGGAAAGCTATGGAGGCTGAAATGAGGAGGGAGCTCGAACGGAGGaggcaagaggaggaggagaaggagagggagagggagagggagagggagaggagGGAAAGAGACGAGAGAGAAAGGGATTACAGTGAATCCCGATTAAACATTTCAGGTGAGGAAGCGTGGAAAAGGCGTGCCGCCATGAGTGGGGCTGTGCCGAGGTCACCATCTCCGCCGAGTAATGGAGATGGATTCAGCATTGGAAAGTCAGAAACAGGCGGATTAGGCGTAGGTGCTGGTGGCCAAATGACAGCTGCCCAAAGAATGATGGCCAAGATGGGGTGGAAGGAGGGTCAAGGGCTTGGTAAGCAGGAGCAGGGGATTACTACTCCTCTGATGGCTAAGAAAACGGATCGCAGAGCTGGAGTGATTGTGAATGCCAGTGATACAAAGCCCGAGAAGAAGGTGAAGAGTGCCAACTTTAATGGGGTACCCACTCGGGTGTTGCTGCTTAGGAACATG GTGGGCCCTGGTGAGGTAGATGATGAGTTGGAGGATGAGGTAGGCTCAGAGTGTGCAAAATATGGAACGGTGACTCGGGTTCTCATATTTGAGATAACTGAGCCAAATTTTCCAGTTGATGAAGCCGTAAGAATATTTGTGCAGTTTGAGAGGTCTGAAGAAACAACAAAAGCGCTTATTGACCTTGATGGTCGATACTTTGGGGGTAGAGTGGTCCGTGCCTCATTCTATGATGAGGAAAGATTTGGCAAGAATGAATTGGCTCCAATGCCCGGAGAAATCCCAGGATTCACTTGA